The following is a genomic window from Bordetella petrii.
TGCGCCATACATGCGGCCTCAAGAAGCGGAACCTGACGCCTCCGTCGCATTACCCTCTGTACCTGAAATTCGATTGGTGCCAGGCGACGTGATGCGCGTGATGATTGCCGACAGCGCAATGGAAGGCGCATTGTTCGCACCCCTAGCAGCTGGGGGAACTGTATTCGACAGTGTGCGAGTGAATAGCAAGGGCGCCATTTCGCTACCATATCTCGGAAATCAGCGAGTCGCTGGAAAGACTCCTGGACAGGTAGAGGAGTTAATTCGAAAAAAACTGAAAGGAATTACCACTGACGTTCAAGTCCAGGTCGGTTTGACAGGTGATTTGTCTGGCTCCGTGCTGGTGGTCGGGGCGGTGAAGGAACCCGGTCGTTTTTCCGCTTTGGAAGGTCCACTTACGCTTCTCGATGCTATTAATCGTGCTGGCGGACCGGTGCTGGAGCCGCACCTGATTCGCGTAGTGGTTCGGACGGGAAAAAAATCCTATTCCTTCAACTATCAGGAACTTCTGTCGGGAAAGAATCAGATAGTACCCCCTGGCGCGGAGGTGGTGCTGGAACGAGCTCGTAAGCGCTTTGTTGCTATGGGGGCTGTGGGCGATCCAGGTCTGCATGATCTGCCATCGAACAATCCTAGCTTGTTGGAGGTGCTGGGCAGCGTGAAAGGCCTGGACGAGGTAAAGGCAGATGCCGCTGGAGTATTCGTGTTTCGACTCGTTGATCAGTTCGATCCGGAAACCGGGAAAAATGAACCACAGGCCGAAGTATTTCGCTTGAACCTGAAAGAGCCCGCTGCCATGTTTCTGGCTCGTCAATTCCTGGTGCAGCCTGAAGATGCTATCTATGTGACCAATGCCGCGGTGTATGAATGGCAGAAGATAATTTCGCCAATTGTACAGGTGCTAGTGCTGGGCCGGACGGTCAACAACGGTTTTTGAATCTCGCCATGAAAAAGCGCTCTTCATTCTCCATCACTCGCGCTGTAGTTTTTGCGCTTGTCCTGCGTGAAATGCAGACCCGT
Proteins encoded in this region:
- a CDS encoding polysaccharide biosynthesis/export family protein — protein: MNSDESQEYKLIDLSAATIAPYMRPQEAEPDASVALPSVPEIRLVPGDVMRVMIADSAMEGALFAPLAAGGTVFDSVRVNSKGAISLPYLGNQRVAGKTPGQVEELIRKKLKGITTDVQVQVGLTGDLSGSVLVVGAVKEPGRFSALEGPLTLLDAINRAGGPVLEPHLIRVVVRTGKKSYSFNYQELLSGKNQIVPPGAEVVLERARKRFVAMGAVGDPGLHDLPSNNPSLLEVLGSVKGLDEVKADAAGVFVFRLVDQFDPETGKNEPQAEVFRLNLKEPAAMFLARQFLVQPEDAIYVTNAAVYEWQKIISPIVQVLVLGRTVNNGF